The following proteins come from a genomic window of Ursus arctos isolate Adak ecotype North America unplaced genomic scaffold, UrsArc2.0 scaffold_12, whole genome shotgun sequence:
- the POLR3GL gene encoding DNA-directed RNA polymerase III subunit RPC7-like, with protein sequence MASRGGGRGRGRGQLTFNMEAVGIGKGDALPPPTLQPSPLFPPLEFRPVPLPSGEEGEYVLALKQELRGAMRQLPYFIRPAVPKRDVERYSDKYQMSGPIDNAIDWNPDWRRLPRELKIRVRKLQKERTTILIPKRPPKNTEDKEETIQKLETLEKKEEEVTSEEDEEKEEEEEKEEEEEEEYDEEEHEEETDYIMSYFDNGEDFGGDSDDNMDEAIY encoded by the exons ATGGCCAGTCGGGGTGGGGGCCGGGGTCGTGGCCGGGGCCAGCTGACCTTCAACATGGAGGCTGTGGGCATTGGGAAGGGGgatgctctgcccccacccaccctgcagCCTTCTCCACTCTTCCCT CCCTTGGAGTTCCGCCCAGTGCCTCTGCCCTCAGGAGAAGAAGGGGAGTATGTCCTGGCACTGAAGCAGGAGCTACGAGGGGCCATGAGGCAGCTCCCCTACTTCATCCGGCCAGCTGTCCCCAAGAGAG ATGTGGAGCGTTACTCAGACAAATATCAGATGTCAGGGCCGATTGACAATGCCATCGATTGGAACCCTG ATTGGCGGCGTTTACCCCGGGAGCTAAAGATCCGAGTGCGGAAGCTACAAAAGGAAC GGACCACCATCCTAATTCCCAAGAGGCCCCCTAAGAACACAGAAGATAAGGAAGAAACAATACAGAAACTAGAG ACcctggagaagaaggaggaagaagtgacttcagaggaagatgaggagaaagaagaagaagaagagaaggaagaggaagaagaagaggagtaTGATGAAGAAGAACATGAAGAG gAAACTGATTACATCATGTCATATTTTGACAATGGAGAGGACTTTGGGGGTGACAGTGATGACAATATGGATGAGGCTATATACTGA
- the ANKRD34A gene encoding ankyrin repeat domain-containing protein 34A, with protein MLHTEGHALLRAVGQGKLRLARLLLEGGAYVNEGDAQGETALMAACRARYDDPQNKARMVRYLLEQGADPNIADRLGRTALMHACAGGGGAAVASLLLAHGADPSVRDHAGASALVHALDRGDRETLATLLDACKAKGTEVIIITTDTSPSGTKKTRQYLNSPPSPGVEDPAPAPPSPGVCTSPSEIQLQTAGGGGGGRGLLSPRAQEEEEKRDVFEFPLPKPPDDPSPSEPLPKPPRHPPKPLKRLNSEPWGLVAPPQPVPPAEGRLGIERLTAEFNGLTLTGRPRLSRRHSTEGPEDPPPWAEKVTGGGPLSRRNTAPEAQESGPPSGLRQKLSRMEPVELDTPGNICPDSPECSRLSLERRRYSASPLTLPPAGSAPSPRQSQESLPGAVSPLSGRRRSPGLLERRGSGTLLLDHIAQTRPGFLPPLNVSPHPPIPDIRPQPGGRAPSLPAPPQAGAPGSPRTKRKLVRRHSMQTEQIRLLGGFQSLGGPGEPGR; from the coding sequence ATGCTGCACACCGAGGGCCACGCTCTTCTTCGGGCCGTGGGTCAGGGTAAGCTACGCTTGGCCCGTTTGCTTCTGGAGGGAGGCGCCTACGTGAATGAGGGTGATGCCCAGGGGGAGACTGCGCTAATGGCGGCCTGTCGGGCCCGTTACGACGACCCCCAGAACAAGGCGCGCATGGTACGCTACCTCCTGGAGCAAGGCGCGGACCCCAACATCGCAGACCGCCTGGGGCGCACCGCGTTGATGCACGCTTgcgccgggggtgggggcgccgCCGTGGCCTCGCTGCTCCTTGCCCACGGTGCAGACCCCTCCGTGCGAGATCACGCGGGCGCCTCGGCGCTTGTCCACGCCCTGGACCGTGGGGACCGCGAGACCCTTGCCACGCTGCTGGACGCCTGTAAGGCGAAGGGCACGGaggtcatcatcatcaccaccgaCACCTCGCCCTCGGGAACCAAGAAGACGCGGCAGTATCTCAATTCCCCACCGTCCCCGGGGGTGGAGGACCCTGCTCCCGCTCCTCCTAGCCCCGGGGTCTGCACGTCGCCTTCCGAAATCCAACTGCAgactgcaggaggaggaggaggaggacgagggtTGCTATCTCCTCGCgctcaggaagaagaggagaagcgGGACGTATTCGAATTCCCTCTTCCTAAGCCCCCTGATGACCCCTCCCCTTCCGAGCCGCTCCCCAAACCACCCCGTCACCCTCCAAAACCACTCAAAAGGCTCAACTCCGAGCCCTGGGGCCTAGTGGCTCCTCCTCAACCGGTCCCACCCGCGGAAGGGAGGCTGGGGATTGAGCGCCTGACCGCGGAATTCAACGGCCTGACTCTGACCGGTCGACCCCGTCTTTCCAGACGTCACAGCACCGAAGGCCCGGAGGATCCGCCCCCGTGGGCGGAGAAAGTGACGGGTGGGGGTCCTCTTTCTCGCCGAAACACCGCGCCAGAAGCTCAGGAGTCTGGTCCCCCTTCAGGGCTGAGGCAGAAACTGAGCCGCATGGAGCCGGTGGAGCTCGATACCCCCGGAAATATTTGCCCCGACTCGCCGGAGTGCAGCCGCTTGTCCCTGGAGCGTCGCCGATACAGCGCCTCCCCGCTGACCCTCCCTCCAGCCGGCTCGGCTCCGTCCCCGCGCCAGTCCCAGGAGAGTCTGCCAGGGGCTGTATCTCCGCTGAGCGGACGGAGGCGGAGTCCCGGGCTGCTGGAGCGGAGGGGCTCGGGGACGTTGCTCCTGGACCACATCGCGCAAACGCGGCCTGGTTTCCTCCCTCCGCTCAACGtcagcccccaccctcccatccccGACATTCGCCCCCAACCCGGAGGTCGGGCGCCTTCGctgcccgcccctccccaggCGGGGGCGCCAGGCTCTCCCAGGACCAAGCGCAAGTTGGTGAGGCGCCACTCGATGCAGACTGAGCAGATCCGCCTGCTAGGGGGCTTCCAGAGTCTAGGCGGGCCAGGGGAGCCAGGGCGCTGA